A region of Vitis vinifera cultivar Pinot Noir 40024 chromosome 15, ASM3070453v1 DNA encodes the following proteins:
- the LOC100252950 gene encoding GDP-mannose transporter GONST3: MSIDEENPKAVEPRKGSETLSSSTQNPATCCKALLRRASIYGVALGYCISASLLSIINKWAVMRFPYPGALTALQYFTSVAGVLIGGWLKLIDHGGLHGHTLWRSFPAAVLFYISIFTNSELLLHSNVDTFIVVRSAVPIFVAVGETLFLHQPWPSVKTWLSLATIFGGSVLYVLTDNQFSVMAYSWGVAYLVSMSIDFVYIKHVVMNIGLKTWGLVLYNNLEALVLFPLELLVMGELEKPRLRPWMRVMPRRRLERWAVREFGALGLALGDGFGLELEPNPSLMVGVASSQISGL, translated from the coding sequence ATGTCCATCGATGAGGAAAATCCCAAAGCTGTTGAGCCCCGCAAGGGCTCAGAAACCCTTTCCTCTTCCACCCAAAACCCAGCAACCTGCTGCAAAGCCTTGCTCCGCCGAGCTTCAATCTATGGAGTTGCCTTGGGATACTGCATCTCTGCGTCACTCCTTTCCATCATCAACAAATGGGCAGTCATGAGATTCCCATATCCAGGAGCACTTACTGCTCTACAGTACTTCACAAGCGTCGCCGGAGTCCTCATCGGCGGGTGGCTCAAGCTCATAGATCATGGTGGTCTGCACGGCCACACGTTGTGGCGGTCCTTCCCGGCTGCAGTCTTGTTCTACATCTCCATCTTCACCAACAGTGAGCTCCTCCTCCACTCCAACGTTGACACGTTCATCGTGGTAAGGTCAGCTGTCCCCATCTTTGTTGCAGTGGGAGAGACCCTCTTCTTGCACCAGCCATGGCCGTCGGTAAAGACTTGGCTCTCCCTCGCCACCATCTTCGGTGGAAGTGTGCTTTATGTGCTAACAGATAATCAGTTCAGTGTCATGGCGTATAGCTGGGGAGTGGCCTACTTGGTGAGCATGTCCATAGACTTCGTTTACATAAAGCATGTGGTTATGAACATAGGTTTAAAGACTTGGGGCCTTGTCCTCTACAATAATCTCGAGGCTCTCGTGTTGTTTCCATTGGAGTTGCTGGTAATGGGAGAGTTGGAGAAGCCTCGGCTGAGGCCGTGGATGAGGGTGATGCCCAGGCGGAGGTTGGAGAGGTGGGCTGTGAGGGAGTTTGGAGCTCTTGGGCTTGCTCTTGGTGATGGgtttgggcttgagttggagccCAACCCAAGCTTGATGGTGGGGGTAGCATCTTCTCAAATAAGTGGGCTGTGA
- the LOC104878539 gene encoding E3 ubiquitin-protein ligase SINAT3 isoform X1 — MGNRVGGMGNRVADLHSLTKFQEILRCSVCFDFMQSPIYQCHDGHALCSSCKARVLNNKCPSCRQQLGNIRCLALEKMAKSGMPRHFLLRSSCSQNFRERKVGIRFQG; from the exons ATGGGAAACCGCGTCGGGGGAATGGGAAACCGCGTCGCAGATCTTCACTCCCTAACCAAGTTCCAGGAGATTCTCAGGTGCTCCGTTTGCTTCGACTTTATGCAGTCTCCAATTTATCAG TGCCACGATGGACACGCACTCTGTTCAAGCTGTAAAGCAAGGGTACTCAACAACAAATGTCCCAGTTGTAGGCAGCAGCTCGGTAATATAAGGTGTCTAGCTCTGGAGAAGATGGCCAAATCTGGAATGCCCaggcattttcttttaagg agttcctgttcgcagaatttcagagaacgtaaggttggaatcagatttcagggttga
- the LOC104878539 gene encoding E3 ubiquitin-protein ligase SINAT3 isoform X2: MGNRVGGMGNRVADLHSLTKFQEILRCSVCFDFMQSPIYQCHDGHALCSSCKARVLNNKCPSCRQQLGNIRCLALEKMAKSGMPRHFLLRNFRERKVGIRFQG; encoded by the exons ATGGGAAACCGCGTCGGGGGAATGGGAAACCGCGTCGCAGATCTTCACTCCCTAACCAAGTTCCAGGAGATTCTCAGGTGCTCCGTTTGCTTCGACTTTATGCAGTCTCCAATTTATCAG TGCCACGATGGACACGCACTCTGTTCAAGCTGTAAAGCAAGGGTACTCAACAACAAATGTCCCAGTTGTAGGCAGCAGCTCGGTAATATAAGGTGTCTAGCTCTGGAGAAGATGGCCAAATCTGGAATGCCCaggcattttcttttaagg aatttcagagaacgtaaggttggaatcagatttcagggttga